A stretch of Cynocephalus volans isolate mCynVol1 chromosome 9, mCynVol1.pri, whole genome shotgun sequence DNA encodes these proteins:
- the LOC134385989 gene encoding tripartite motif-containing protein 75-like, with protein sequence MEVAAVLSGVQAEAKCPVCLDDLRDPITSEYGHNFCHSCIRQSWENLQDSFPCPVCRHQCQEGTFRSNTQLGRMIDIARLLHITRSKKKRQKDLSLCEKHNQVLTLFCEEDLEVLCPLCTQPPDHQGHHVRPVEEAASHHRKRLRSYIEPLKKQVADVQKLLAAQDRELLELREKVENQAQKLSCEFEHLTQFLEHNQWAVFSRLAEEEKDIQQKLSANRTAFSDHIATVKGLLTEVAEKSVMSEVELLRDIRSILGRCEGLKPPALCSFQLKREACCLPPQNVALQKIIQRFREEVTLDPETAHPNLLVSEDKKCVTFVKKKQRVHQNPRRFTVSPVVLGSEGFDSGRHYWEVQVDDKPKWTVGVCKDSLSRKEKRPPSGQNRRWTVRLRNGDYVAQGAVPITLLLMEKPRGIGVYLDYELGEISFYNLNDRSHIHSFTDTFSEVLKPYFCVGHDSKPLTICAVTGCEG encoded by the coding sequence ATGGAGGTGGCAGCAGTCCTGTCAGGAGTCCAGGCAGAGGCCAAGTGCCCTGTTTGTCTGGATGACCTGAGAGACCCCATCACCAGTGAATATGGGCACAACTTCTGTCACTCCTGCATCAGACAATCCTGGGAGAATCTACAGGACAGTTTCCCTTGCCCTGTCTGTCGTCACCAATGCCAAGAGGGTACCTTCAGGAGCAACACCCAGCTGGGAAGGATGATTGACATTGCCAGGCTACTCCACATCACCCGGAGCAAGAAGAAGAGGCAGAAAGATTTGTCCTTGTGTGAGAAGCACAACCAGGTCCTGACCCTTTTCTGTGAGGAGGACCTAGAGGTGTTGTGTCCCCTGTGCACTCAGCCCCCTGACCACCAGGGCCACCACGTGAGACCCGTAGAGGAGGCCGCCTCTCATCACAGGAAAAGGCTCCGCAGCTACATCGAGCCCCTGAAGAAGCAAGTGGCAGATGTTCAGAAGCTACTGGCCGCCCAAGACAGAGAACTATTAGAACTGAGAGAGAAGGTggaaaaccaggcacagaaattgTCCTGTGAATTTGAGCACCTGACTCAGTTTCTAGAACATAATCAATGGGCAGTTTTCTCAAGGTTAgctgaggaagagaaggacatTCAACAGAAACTCAGTGCAAACAGAACAGCATTTTCAGACCACATTGCCACTGTCAAAGGTCTGCTAACGGAGGTGGCCGAGAAGAGTGTGATGTCGGAAGTGGAGCTGCTGAGGGACATCAGGAGCATCCTGGGCAGGTGTGAAGGCCTGAAACCTCCCGCGCTCTGTTCCTTCCAGTTAAAGAGAGAAGCGTGCTGTCTGCCTCCACAGAATGTGGCTCTTCAAAAGATTATACAGAGGTTTAGAGAAGAGGTGACTCTAGATCCCGAGACAGCACACCCTAATCTGCTTGTCTCCGAGGATAAGAAATGTGTGACATTcgtgaagaaaaagcaaagagttCATCAGAATCCAAGGAGATTTACAGTGTCTCCAGTCGTCCTGGGTTCTGAGGGATTCGATTCCGGCCGGCATTACTGGGAGGTCCAAGTGGATGACAAGCCTAAATGGACCGTGGGGGTCTGTAAAGACTCCCTTTCCAGGAAGGAAAAGCGGCCCCCATCGGGACAGAACAGACGCTGGACAGTTCGGCTGCGGAATGGTGACTATGTGGCTCAAGGTGCGGTTCCAATCACTCTGCTGCTGATGGAAAAGCCCAGAGGGATTGGTGTTTATCTGGACTATGAGCTGGGCGAGATTTCCTTCTACAATTTGAACGACAGGTCTCACATCCATTCTTTCACCGACACATTTTCTGAAGTTCTGAAGCCTTATTTCTGTGTGGGACATGATTCAAAACCTCTTACCATCTGTGCAGTAACAGGCTGTGAAGGATGA
- the LOC134385866 gene encoding tripartite motif-containing protein 75-like, giving the protein MAVAAALSGLQAEAKCPICLDYLRDPVTIECGHNFCRSCIKQSWENLEDRFPCPVCRHQCQEGTFRSNTQLGRMIDIARLLHITRSKRKRKEDLSLCEKHNQVLTLFCEEDLEVLCPLCTQPPDHQGHHVRPVEEAASHHRMKLNGYMEPLKKQVADVQKLISIQSTKPLDLREEVENQRQELSSEFEHLNQFLEREQQAVLSRLAEEEKDIQQKLSENITAFSNYVSTLSSLLSKVMELSMQSEVELLSHIKTFYNSDNGISPSVFSIHLRRESCSFPPQYSALQRIIKKFKVDIILDPETAHPNLVVSEDKKCVRFTKRKQNVPDFPKRFTVNPGVLGFPYFHSGRHFWEVEVGDKSEWAIGVCKDSLPAKARRPPSAQQGCWRLQLQDDGYDAPGAVPNPPLLEVKARGVGIFLDCELGEISFYDMTDKSLICTFSLTITGPLRPYFHI; this is encoded by the coding sequence ATGGCGGTGGCAGCAGCCCTGTCAGGACTCCAGGCAGAAGCCAAGTGCCCCATCTGTCTCGATTACCTAAGAGACCCCGTCACCATCGAATGTGGGCACAACTTCTGTCGCTCCTGCATCAAACAGTCCTGGGAAAATCTAGAGGACAGATTCCCTTGCCCTGTCTGTCGTCACCAATGCCAAGAGGGGACCTTCAGGAGCAACACCCAGCTGGGAAGGATGATTGACATTGCCAGGCTACTCCACATCACCCGgagcaagaggaagaggaaggaagatttGTCCTTGTGCGAGAAGCACAACCAGGTCCTGACCCTTTTCTGTGAGGAGGACCTAGAGGTGTTGTGTCCCCTGTGCACTCAGCCCCCTGACCACCAGGGCCACCACGTGAGACCCGTAGAGGAGGCCGCCTCTCATCACAGGATGAAGCTCAATGGCTACATGGAGCCTCTGAAGAAGCAAGTGGCGGACGTTCAAAAATTAATAAGCATTCAAAGCACAAAACCCTTGGACCTGAGAGAGGAGGTGGAAAACCAAAGGCAGGAATTGTCCTCTGAATTTGAGCACCTGAACCAGTTTCTAGAACGTGAGCAACAGGCTGTTCTCTCAAGGTTAgctgaggaagagaaggacatTCAACAGAAACTCAGTGAAAACATAACAGCATTTTCAAACTACGTTTCTACACTCAGTAGTCTGTTAAGTAAGGTAATGGAGCTCAGCATGCAGTCTGAAGTGGAATTGCTATCACACATTAAAACTTTCTACAACTCTGACAATGGGATTAGCCCATCAGTCTTTTCAATTCATTTAAGGAGAGAAAGCTGCAGTTTTCCTCCCCAGTATTCTGCTCTGCAgagaattataaagaaatttaaagtagATATAATTCTAGACCCTGAAACAGCACACCCTAACCTGGTTGTCTCTGAGGATAAAAAATGTGTGagatttacaaagagaaaacaaaacgtTCCTGATTTTCCTAAAAGATTTACAGTCAACCCAGGTGTCCTCGGTTTTCCATATTTTCATTCCGGCAGGCATTTCTGGGAAGTAGAGGTGGGAGACAAGTCTGAGTGGGCTATTGGCGTTTGCAAAGATTCTCTTCCTGCAAAGGCGAGGAGACCACCATCAGCCCAGCAGGGATGCTGGAGGCTTCAGCTGCAGGATGATGGCTATGATGCACCAGGAGCTGTTCCAAACCCTCCACTGTTGGAAGTGAAAGCCAGAGGCGTCGGCATTTTCCTGGACTGTGAGTTGGGTGAGATCTCATTCTATGACATGACTGATAAATCTCTCATCTGTACTTTCTCTCTCACCATTACTGGGCCTCTTCGGCCTTATTTCCATATCTGA